From Impatiens glandulifera unplaced genomic scaffold, dImpGla2.1, whole genome shotgun sequence, the proteins below share one genomic window:
- the LOC124917217 gene encoding putative receptor-like protein kinase At3g47110, with protein MRFWFVLQQLALIIIIIASTTDALNNNETDHVSLLAMKSKILDPFGGGVLSSWNESSHFCNWEGVFCGKRHKRVTLIALSSLGLSGTLSPHVGNLTFLRRLWLDNNTFHGEIPNEIGGLYRLKVLVLRRNSFQGRIPASLSRCSNLMHLIIGYNNLVGTIPEEFSSLSMLKTIAVHHNNLTGGIPKCLGNITSLETLSTASNLFGGTIPNNLGKLKNLVFLGLGGNQISGMIPSSLYNLSNLNDLYLSFNDLHGSLPPYFGNMFPHLESLQLEFNNFTGQLPNSIGNLTKVGSLTFSKNEFSGKLTVDFSKLVNLVNFTIQDNNFLGKTFLINFNLSFNDFNFNLSFNDFNGELPLHGSFANSTAVSVYGNDKLCGGIPSLQLPRCPVKKLNRNFFFSSKRIYAIVGASILGILILISSLGFYLGKRKRESTTLELFPKESFVQVSYGELLNATDGFSSSNLIGAGSFGFVYRGVLDQFEDVAIKVFNLLNPGATRSFVAECKALKNIRHRNLVKIVTCCSSIDFQGNEFKALVYKLMMNGNLEKWLHPSQEFNRSEFNLFQRLRVAIDVASALDYLHYQCEPTVIHCDLKPSNILLDQQMVAHVGDFGLARLFHPEMGISHHSSSMGLMGTIGYAAPEYGLGSEMSISGDVYSYGILLLEMLTGKRPTDLMFVDGLNLRNFAGKVLKGNAVEIVMDPVILKSDIVIGQRDNCLIAMVKIGLACSKELPQNRMSMTDVSRELQLIKDVMFK; from the exons atgaggtTCTGGTTTGTGCTACAACAATTGGCACTCATCATCATAATAATAGCCAGTACTACTGATGCACTTAATAATAACGAAACTGATCATGTTTCACTATTGGCTATGAAGTCCAAGATCCTGGACCCTTTTGGTGGGGGAGTTTTGAGTTCATGGAATGAGTCTTCCCATTTTTGCAATTGGGAAGGTGTGTTCTGTGGTAAAAGGCACAAGAGGGTCACTCTCATTGCTCTAAGCTCTTTGGGTCTGTCGGGCACCTTGTCTCCTCATGTAGGAAATCTCACCTTTCTTAGACGATTGTGGCTAGACAACAATACCTTTCATGGGGAAATTCCAAATGAAATAGGTGGCTTGTACAGGCTTAAAGTATTGGTGCTCCGAAGGAACAGTTTTCAGGGCAGGATTCCTGCCAGCCTCTCGCGCTGTTCTAACCTCATGCATCTAATTATTGGGTACAATAATCTGGTGGGAACCATCCCCGAAGAATTTAGCTCCTTGTCGATGCTCAAGACGATCGCTGTACATCATAACAATTTAACTGGAGGAATTCCAAAATGTCTGGGCAATATCACTTCTCTTGAAACATTATCTACTGCATCTAATCTCTTTGGTGGAACTATTCCAAATAACTTGGGGAAGTTAAAGAACCTCGTATTTCTTGGATTGGGTGGTAATCAGATCTCTGGTATGATCCCTTCATCATTGTATAACCTCTCCAACTtgaatgatttatatttatcatttaatgaTCTTCATGGGAGTCTTCCACCCTACTTTGGTAACATGTTCCCACATTTGGAATCGCTTCAACTCGAGTTTAACAACTTTACCGGACAACTTCCAAATTCAATAGGGAATCTCACCAAAGTCGGGAGTCTAACTTTTTCCAAAAACGAATTCAGTGGGAAACTTACAGTTGATTTCAGCAAACTAGTGAATCTTGTGAATTTTACAATTCAAGATAACAACTTTCTTGGAAAAACTTTCCTTATCAACTTTAACTTGTCCTTCAATGATTTCAACTTTAACTTGTCCTTCAATGATTTCAATGGAGAATTGCCTTTACACGGGTCTTTTGCAAACTCAACTGCAGTATCCGTGTATGGGAACGATAAGTTATGCGGCGGAATACCTTCTCTACAGCTTCCAAGATGTCCTGTCAAGAAACTGAATCGTAACTTCTTCTTTTCATCCAAACGCATTTATGCAATCGTGGGTGCTTCAATACTAGGAATACTAATCCTAATTTCAAGCTTGGGATTTTACTTGGGGAAAAGGAAAAGGGAATCCACCACTTTGGAATTGTTTCCCAAGGAGTCTTTCGTGCAAGTCTCCTACGGCGAGCTCCTCAATGCAACAGATGGGTTCTCTTCCAGCAATTTGATTGGTGCTGGCAGTTTCGGCTTCGTCTACAGAGGAGTTCTTGATCAGTTTGAAGATGTTGCCATCAAAGTATTTAACCTTCTAAACCCAGGTGCCACGAGAAGCTTCGTGGCAGAATGTAAAGCTTTAAAGAACATTAGACACCGGAACCTCGTCAAGATCGTAACATGTTGCTCAAGCATTGATTTTCAAGGTAACGAATTTAAAGCTCTAGTATACAAACTCATGATGAATGGGAATCTGGAGAAATGGTTGCATCCATCTCAAGAATTTAATAGATCTGAGTTCAATCTATTCCAGCGTTTAAGAGTTGCGATTGATGTGGCTTCTGCACTCGACTACCTTCATTATCAGTGTGAACCCACGGTTATTCATTGTGATCTGAAGCCAAGTAACATTCTTCTTGACCAACAAATGGTTGCACATGTGGGAGATTTCGGACTAGCCAGACTTTTTCATCCAGAAATGGGTATTTCCCATCACAGTAGTTCAATGGGACTGATGGGCACAATTGGATATGCAGCACCAG AGTACGGTCTTGGAAGTGAAATGTCGATATCAGGTGATGTTTACAGTTATGGAATATTGTTGTTAGAGATGTTAACGGGAAAGAGACCTACTGATTTGATGTTTGTGGATGGTCTTAACCTTCGTAACTTTGCTGGTAAAGTATTAAAAGGAAATGCGGTTGAAATTGTAATGGATCCGGTAATTTTAAAAAGTGACATTGTTATTGGTCAGAGGGACAATTGTCTAATCGCAATGGTGAAGATTGGTTTGGCTTGCTCGAAAGAGCTACCCCAGAATAGAATGAGCATGACCGATGTTAGTAGGGAGCTACAACTAATCAAGGATGTCATGTTCAAGTAA